In one window of Tumebacillus algifaecis DNA:
- a CDS encoding MFS transporter gives MKFTGLWKHPDFMKLWTGQTLSMFGAQITTLALPLIAALMLNVNAVQMGMLTAIGYLPYILFSLFVGVWVDQLRRRPIMILTDVIRGVGLLVIPYAAWEGFLTFELLCTISFLVGTASVFFDIAYMSYLPSIVKTEELVEGNSKLEFSNSASQISGQAIGGALVQLLTAPVAILINGITFFISAFTLIIIKRKEDKPSLPEEKEDNNVFQNIRDGLKFVFGNTILARITVATGLFNLFGLAMEAIYILYVTRELSLSPFMLGLIFTMSGVGAMAGAAVAGKVAEKLSLGKTLVLSLALAGVFYLLVPLSSLLSVTLAIIVLMVSQFVDAAMIVIYNINQRSLRTAITPDHLQGRMNASLRFIIFGSIPVGAMLGGFLGDAIGTQWTLVVGAAGMLISSGVILTSSVAKLDKIPEAPAAAAEQAS, from the coding sequence ATGAAATTTACAGGACTTTGGAAACATCCTGACTTTATGAAACTCTGGACGGGGCAGACTCTGTCCATGTTCGGGGCCCAGATCACCACGCTGGCCCTGCCCTTGATCGCCGCGCTCATGTTGAACGTGAACGCGGTGCAGATGGGGATGCTGACGGCGATCGGCTATCTTCCGTACATTTTGTTCTCGCTGTTTGTCGGCGTCTGGGTCGACCAGCTTCGCCGCCGACCGATCATGATCCTGACCGACGTGATCCGCGGCGTCGGGCTGCTGGTGATTCCGTACGCAGCTTGGGAAGGATTTTTGACATTTGAACTTTTGTGCACGATCTCGTTTCTGGTCGGTACCGCCTCCGTCTTTTTTGATATCGCCTACATGTCGTACCTTCCGTCGATCGTCAAGACGGAGGAGCTGGTGGAAGGGAACAGCAAACTGGAGTTCTCCAACTCCGCCTCCCAGATCAGCGGCCAGGCGATCGGCGGCGCGCTGGTGCAGCTGCTGACCGCGCCGGTGGCGATCCTGATCAACGGCATCACCTTCTTCATCTCCGCCTTTACGCTGATCATCATCAAGCGCAAAGAGGACAAGCCGTCCCTGCCGGAAGAGAAAGAAGACAACAACGTGTTCCAGAACATCCGCGACGGGCTGAAATTCGTCTTCGGCAATACGATCCTTGCCCGCATCACCGTCGCAACCGGCCTGTTCAACCTGTTCGGGCTGGCGATGGAAGCGATCTACATCCTCTATGTCACACGCGAGCTCAGCCTCTCGCCGTTCATGCTGGGCCTGATCTTCACGATGAGCGGCGTCGGCGCGATGGCCGGCGCTGCGGTGGCCGGCAAAGTGGCGGAAAAACTGTCGCTCGGCAAGACGCTGGTGCTGTCGCTGGCCCTGGCCGGCGTGTTTTACCTGCTGGTGCCGCTCTCCTCTCTGCTCTCGGTGACGCTTGCGATCATCGTGCTGATGGTTTCGCAGTTTGTCGATGCGGCGATGATCGTCATCTACAACATCAACCAGCGCTCCTTGCGCACGGCGATCACGCCGGACCATCTGCAAGGCCGGATGAACGCATCGCTGCGCTTTATCATCTTCGGCTCGATACCGGTCGGGGCGATGCTCGGCGGGTTCCTCGGAGATGCGATCGGCACTCAGTGGACGCTCGTCGTCGGGGCGGCCGGGATGCTGATCTCCAGCGGCGTGATCCTGACCTCGTCGGTGGCCAAGCTGGACAAGATCCCGGAAGCGCCGGCCGCTGCGGCGGAACAGGCTTCTTAA